One segment of Cydia amplana chromosome 16, ilCydAmpl1.1, whole genome shotgun sequence DNA contains the following:
- the LOC134655196 gene encoding peroxisomal membrane protein 11B, whose translation MDIIIKVNNQSNGRDKLARLFQYTSRLIWHQLETRNANKYSIDRIRNLELALSSFRKILRLGRCIDICYTALDSMHIEDPFLRISLTVSKLAHGLYLYADHIVWLTKSGFLKTDSDNWNKTANRFWLLSIIANLARDLYEILHVLELNRSSFLKPSELLGVTSRQFDLSSSLKHVHALVSCHKDIFIDTVKNSCDLFIPLTALGFTKLSPSAIGTLGAISSIAALVTIIKPITKLVP comes from the exons ATGgatattataattaaagtaaataatcagTCCAACGGCAGAGATAAATTAGCCAG ATTATTTCAGTATACTAGCCGCCTAATATGGCATCAGCTAGAAACTAGAAATGCTAATAAATATTCAATTGACAGAATTCGAAATCTAGAACTTGCTCTCAGTTCTTTCCGTAAAA TCTTACGTCTGGGAAGATGTATAGATATTTGCTACACTGCCTTGGACAGCATGCACATTGAGGACCCCTTTCTCAGAATATCACTTACAGTTAGCAAACTGGCACATGGACTATACTTATATGCAGACCACATTGTATGGCTAACAAAAAGTGGTTTTCTAAAAACAGATTCTGACAACTGGAACAAGACTGCGAACCGATTTTGGTTATTATCTATTATAGCAAATTTGGCTAGAGACTTGTATGAAATATTACATGTCTTAGAATTAAATCGGTCATCATTTTTAAAGCCTTCAGAATTACTCGGTGTAACTTCTAGGCAATTTGATCTGTCTTCCAGTTTAAAACATGTACATGCGTTAGTTTCTTGTCACAAAGACATATTTATAGATACTGTTAAGAATTCTTGTGATTTGTTTATACCTTTAACAGCTCTGGGTTTTACAAAGCTCAGTCCAAGTGCCATTGGTACATTAGGAGCTATATCATCAATAGCGGCCTTGGTCACTATTATAAAACCAATAACAAAGTTAGTTCCATAA
- the LOC134655545 gene encoding RNA polymerase II subunit A C-terminal domain phosphatase has translation MADQTVPISVPSEKPVKLTKWKVKEGAFVSQGQILFLYNDSSGQSSETKKYKAVRAGTISCIKVKEGDIAEPGTPIAELEECRHPTVMKEMCAECGADLRTDEVTKRDVAVVPMVHSVPELKVSEELAQKLGREDADRLLKDRKLVLLVDLDQTLVHTTNDDIPPNLKDVLHFFLRGPGSPGRWCHTRLRPRTQEFLESASKRYELHVCTFGARQYAHAIADLLDPEKKFFSHRILSRDECFDARTKSANLKALFPCGDNMVCIIDDREDVWRHASNLIHVRPYSFFQSTGDINAPPQAIDEKAKLISGKNGSQVAPANPMPTLDPEPEQRKDKESNSDKNEKEEAAEDGNNGKIVNDKVKEDKPEAKDGEDVANEAQEPKWVETADGQIDVEDPDDYLIYLDDILLRIHKSFYELYDKMDGKQIPDLKAVIPEVKSKVLEGATLVFSGLVPTHQRLETSRAYLVARSLGAEVTQDFTEKTTHLVAVRSGTAKVHASRRMGEGKSKLHVVTPEWLWACAERWERVDERLYPLQRGGQSSARRPPAHCSSPPPAPAPAPVAAARKRTASGRFADTINPLLSFSSDDIADMDREVEDIFNESDESSSDGEATGAKDDDLDDEENPPEDRLITLENEDSRLDDTRDGENSSESDTDGETRRKRPRRSPPSDSEPPDDADDDSSWNLMGAALEREFLAE, from the exons ATGGCCGACCAAACTGTGCCTATTTCTGTTCCATCAGAAAAGCCTGTGAAACTCACAAAATGGAAAGTGAAAGAAGGTGCATTCGTATCACAAggccaaatattatttttatacaacgattcgTCAGGCCAAAGTAGTGAAACAAAGAAATACAAAGCTGTTCGCGCTGGTACGATATCGTGCATCAAGGTAAAGGAAGGCGACATTGCAGAGCCGGG GACGCCCATAGCAGAATTAGAAGAATGTCGGCACCCTACAGTAATGAAGGAGATGTGTGCGGAGTGCGGCGCCGATCTGCGGACCGACGAGGTGACCAAGAGAGACGTGGCAGTCGTGCCCATGGTCCATTCCGTTCCTGAGCTTAAG GTTTCAGAGGAGCTGGCTCAGAAGTTAGGCCGGGAAGATGCAGACCGCCTTCTCAAAGATCGCAAGCTGGTGCTGCTGGTAGACTTGGATCAGACATTAGTGCATACTACTAATGATGATATTCCACCTAATTTGAAG GATGTACTGCATTTCTTCCTGCGAGGTCCAGGCAGCCCCGGGCGCTGGTGTCACACCAGACTCAGGCCCCGGACCCAGGAGTTCCTTGAATCAGCATCTAAGCGCTATGAGCTCCATGTCTGTACATTTGGCGCCAGACAATACGCTCATGCTATAGCCGACTTGTTGGATCCTGAAAAGAAGTTCTTTTCCCATAGGATATTGTCAAGAGACGAGTGTTTTGATGCtagaacaaaatctgcaaattTAAA AGCATTATTCCCTTGTGGAGACAACATGGTCTGCATAATAGATGACAGGGAGGATGTGTGGCGGCACGCGTCTAACTTGATCCATGTCAGGCCGTACTCATTCTTTCAGTCCACAGGAGATATTAATGCACCACCTCAAGCCA TTGATGAGAAAGCAAAGCTTATCAGTGGTAAAAATGGTTCCCAAGTAGCCCCTGCCAATCCCATGCCGACGTTAGATCCCGAACCAGAACAAAGGAAAGACAAAGAAAGCAATAGTGATAAGAATGAGAAGGAAGAAGCAGCCGAGGATGGTAATAATGGGAAGATTGTTAACGATAAAGTTAAGGAAGATAAACCAGAAGCAAAAGATGGAGAAGATGTGGCTAATGAGGCACAGGAGCCTAAATGGGTAGAAACAGCTGACGGACAAATAGATGTTGAGGATCCTGATGACTATTTAATATACTTGGATGATATTCTGTTGAGAATACACAA GTCTTTCTACGAGCTTTATGACAAAATGGATGGTAAACAAATACCAGACTTGAAGGCCGTCATACCAGAAGTGAAGAGCAAAGTTCTTGAAGGGGCAACCTTAGTTTTCAGCGGGCTGGTGCCCACGCACCAGCGATTAGAAACTTCTAGGGCGTATCTAGTGGCAAGAAGTCTAGGAGCCGAAGTGACGCAAGATTTCACTGAGAAGACAACTCATTTAGTAGCTGTGCGGTCAG gAACTGCAAAAGTGCATGCAAGCAGGCGTATGGGCGAGGGAAAGAGCAAACTACACGTCGTGACACCAGAATGGCTGTGGGCGTGCGCGGAAAGATGGGAACGGGTTGACGAAAGATTGTACCCCCTACAAAGGGGCGGACAG AGCAGCGCGCGGCGGCCGCCTGCGCACTGCAGCtccccgccgcccgcgcccgcgcccgcgcccgtgGCCGCCGCGCGCAAGCGCACCGCCTCCGGCCGCTTCGCCGACACCATCAACCCGCTGCTCTCCTTCTCCAGTGACGACATCGCCGACATGGACCGGGAG GTTGAAGACATCTTTAATGAATCCGATGAGAGTTCGTCCGACGGCGAAGCGACCGGTGCGAAGGATGACGACTTGGATGATGAAGAGAATCCTCCGGAGGACCGGCTGATCACACTAGAGAATGAAGACAGTAGACTAGACGACACGCGGGACGGCGAAAACTCCAGTGAATCGGACACAG ATGGTGAGACCCGACGCAAGAGGCCGCGCCGATCGCCGCCGTCCGACTCGGAGCCGCCCGATGACGCCGATGACGACAGCTCCTGGAACCTCATGGGCGCGGCGCTCGAGAGAGAGTTCTTGGCTGAATGA
- the LOC134655195 gene encoding small ribosomal subunit protein uS17m — protein MARNVAETARKFLLMGQCVPSVKQNAAKIRVKRLELDENLLMYFSKDEFYYCHDPVKKCKTGDIVLIQALPQNLTKLITHEVKEVVYPFGDVTDPVTGKKVAKEKYREDIDREAELYGKLKSTFDYKNAPPRGWQDNKKDFSSKPTYTKFHVFDENDPYAI, from the exons ATGGCCCGTAATGTGGCTGAAACGGCAAGAAAATTCCTTTTAATGGGACAATGCGTCCCGTCTGTTAAACAAAATGCAGCTAAAATTAGAGTGAAGAGGTTAGAATTGGATGAAAACTTACTCATG TATTTCAGTAAAGACGAATTCTACTATTGCCATGATCCTGTGAAGAAATGTAAAACTGGAGACATAGTTTTAATCCAAGCATTGCCTCAAAATCTGACTAAACTTATTACCCATGAAGTAAAGGAGGTTGTTTATCCATTTGGCGATGTAACCGATCCAGTAACAGGCAAGAAAGTGGCTAAGGAAAAATACAGAGAAGATATTGACAGAGAAGCGGAGCTGTATGGAAAACTGAAGTCTACATTTGATTATAAGAACGCACCTCCAAGAGGCTGGCAAGATAATAAAAAAGACTTTTCTTCTAAACCTACTTACACGAAGTTCCATGTATTTGATGAAAATGATCCGTATGCTATTTAA